The window TCCTACAGCGCGAAGATCGAGACGATGCAGGAACTTGCTCCCGGGCATTCACCCGAGTCGGTCGGCAACAGGCTTCGCTCGCTGAAAAAATCGGGTAACATCGTATTGAGCGGGCATGAGCCGAATTGCAGCGAGCTAGCGTCCTTTTTATCAGGAGGGGCACAAATCGAATTCAAGAAAGGGGCTATTTGCCTGATTGAAACCGAATCAACCACAGCAGGTTCCGGGATACTCATCTGGCATCTTTCACCGCAAGTTTTGCGATTGATGAAATCATGAAGGAAAACCGGCTGCCCACGCAGCCGAACGCAGCAATGCGACTGGCCGGCGCCGTTATCTTGAAACTGTCCGGCTGGAAAATTGAAGGCAATTTCCCTGACCTCCCCAAAGCAGTAGTGATCGCCGCTCCACACACCTCGAATTGGGATTTCATCATTGGGATCGCCGCAAAATCAAAACTTCAATTGAAAATTCACTGGCTGGGAAAACATACTCTTTTTCGCAAACCTTTTGACCGCTTCTTCCGGTGGCTCGGTGGAACTCCGGTGGAAAGAAATTCTTCGCAGGGCATTGTGGAACAAACGATCGAATTGTTTCGAAGTCAGGAACAGTTCCTGTTAGGGCTTTCACCGGAAGGAACAAGAAAAAAAGTCGATCGCTGGAAGACAGGTTTTTATCAAATCGCCAAAGGAGCCGGTGTTCCGATCATTCCTGTTGCTTTTGATTATTCCAAAAAGATTGTCCTGATCGGTAAACCTCTGGAAGCATCCGGATCCACGGAAGAAGATTTTCAAAGACTGCGAGCATTTTATGCTGATGTGAAAGGAAAAATCCCGCAGAACTTCAACGCGAATTTCTCTTAAACGCCAGGACCACAAGAACCACAAGTGTCGCTATGGAACATGCCGTTCCCCGCAGAACAGATTCAGGGAGATATGCTTTTTTGATGTGATGCCTTCCTTTTGGAACCGCAATTGAAAAATAGATTGCGTTCGCTTTTTTCAACAACACTTCTTTACCATTCATCAAAATTCGCCAACCGGGATAGTGGACATCCGTGAAGACCAGATAGCCGTCGCACCTCGCCTCCACAA of the bacterium genome contains:
- the sixA gene encoding phosphohistidine phosphatase SixA, which gives rise to MRIFILRHAIAEDSAKGGDSQRALSEEGRRKMRDAAAGFARLELEIDAIYSSPLVRAVQTAEILARAISYSAKIETMQELAPGHSPESVGNRLRSLKKSGNIVLSGHEPNCSELASFLSGGAQIEFKKGAICLIETESTTAGSGILIWHLSPQVLRLMKS
- a CDS encoding lysophospholipid acyltransferase family protein yields the protein MKENRLPTQPNAAMRLAGAVILKLSGWKIEGNFPDLPKAVVIAAPHTSNWDFIIGIAAKSKLQLKIHWLGKHTLFRKPFDRFFRWLGGTPVERNSSQGIVEQTIELFRSQEQFLLGLSPEGTRKKVDRWKTGFYQIAKGAGVPIIPVAFDYSKKIVLIGKPLEASGSTEEDFQRLRAFYADVKGKIPQNFNANFS